In Xylanibacter ruminicola 23, a single genomic region encodes these proteins:
- a CDS encoding class I mannose-6-phosphate isomerase has protein sequence MRKSNYDKFPSTKFEGNILQGWDAIMAQLKGAIKGNAMCIDLYTGVYENEIIEAFSGWGKIINTRDLMKPEEEIRKMTEPFMTDDVLFGYITNLKMVDFFSEEKLRAASNELATATVPTVVIGIGACLVAPANALKVYVDMARWEIQQRFRRHEVMALGVDNREDAVSIQYKRGLFIDWRVLDKYKDKLFTSIDWWLDTHIAGEPKMIDSSTFFQGIEKTSKTPFRVVPFFDPAPWGGQWMKEVCDLDRSKTNFGWCFDCVPEENSLLFEVNGVRFELPSVDLVLLKSRPLLGEPVEARFGKDFPIRFDFLDTMGGGNLSLQVHPTTQFIRENFGMYYTQDESYYLLDAGEDAVVYLGLKEGIDKDAMIDDLRKAQKGGFVFDTEKYVNKIKAKKHDHFLIPGGTVHCSGAESMVLEISSTPNIFTFKLWDWQRLGLDGKPRPINVERGKDVIDWGRDTQYVYQHLRNQFETLAEGDGWQEERTGLHRNEFIETRRHTFSKSVHHTTNGSVNVFNLLEGDEAIIESPTQAFEPFVVHYAETFIIPACVGEYTIRPYGASEGKTCVTIKAYVRC, from the coding sequence ATGAGAAAATCAAATTATGACAAGTTTCCTTCGACCAAGTTTGAGGGGAATATCTTACAGGGATGGGATGCCATCATGGCCCAGCTGAAAGGGGCTATAAAGGGCAACGCAATGTGTATCGACCTATATACGGGCGTGTATGAAAACGAGATCATCGAGGCTTTTTCGGGATGGGGAAAGATTATCAATACCCGCGACCTGATGAAGCCCGAAGAGGAAATCAGGAAGATGACCGAACCGTTTATGACCGACGATGTGCTGTTTGGCTACATCACCAACCTGAAAATGGTCGATTTCTTCAGCGAAGAGAAACTGCGCGCCGCCAGCAACGAACTGGCAACAGCCACAGTGCCTACAGTAGTGATTGGTATTGGCGCCTGCCTGGTAGCCCCTGCCAACGCATTGAAGGTGTATGTGGACATGGCCCGCTGGGAGATACAGCAGCGATTCCGTAGGCACGAGGTGATGGCGCTGGGCGTTGACAACCGCGAGGATGCCGTGTCGATCCAATACAAACGCGGATTGTTTATCGACTGGCGCGTACTCGACAAGTACAAAGACAAGCTCTTTACAAGCATCGACTGGTGGTTGGACACCCATATCGCAGGCGAACCCAAGATGATTGACAGCAGTACCTTTTTTCAGGGCATCGAGAAAACCTCGAAAACGCCCTTCCGCGTGGTACCTTTCTTCGACCCAGCTCCATGGGGCGGCCAGTGGATGAAAGAGGTGTGCGACCTGGACCGCTCGAAAACCAACTTCGGCTGGTGTTTCGACTGTGTGCCCGAGGAGAACAGTCTGCTGTTCGAGGTGAACGGCGTGCGTTTCGAGCTGCCCTCGGTCGATCTGGTGCTGCTGAAGAGCCGACCATTGCTCGGTGAGCCTGTAGAGGCCCGTTTTGGCAAGGATTTTCCGATTCGTTTCGACTTTCTCGACACCATGGGCGGTGGCAATCTGAGTTTGCAGGTGCATCCCACCACCCAGTTTATCCGCGAGAATTTCGGCATGTACTATACACAGGACGAGAGCTACTATCTGCTGGATGCCGGAGAGGATGCTGTGGTGTATCTGGGACTGAAAGAAGGTATCGACAAGGATGCGATGATCGACGACCTGCGTAAGGCTCAGAAAGGCGGTTTTGTGTTCGACACCGAGAAATATGTGAATAAGATTAAGGCCAAGAAGCACGACCACTTTCTGATTCCTGGCGGAACGGTGCATTGCTCGGGTGCTGAGAGCATGGTGCTGGAAATCAGTTCGACGCCAAACATTTTCACCTTTAAGCTGTGGGACTGGCAACGACTGGGGCTGGACGGCAAACCGCGCCCCATCAACGTGGAACGTGGAAAGGATGTGATCGACTGGGGCCGCGACACGCAGTATGTATATCAACATCTGCGCAATCAGTTTGAAACCCTTGCCGAGGGCGACGGATGGCAGGAGGAGCGCACGGGACTGCATCGCAATGAGTTTATCGAAACCCGTCGCCACACCTTCAGCAAGTCCGTGCATCATACCACCAACGGCAGTGTGAATGTATTCAACCTGCTGGAAGGCGATGAGGCCATCATCGAGAGTCCCACCCAAGCCTTCGAGCCATTCGTTGTGCACTATGCCGAAACATTTATCATCCCTGCCTGCGTAGGCGAATATACCATCCGCCCTTATGGCGCCTCGGAGGGTAAGACATGCGTCACCATCAAAGCATACGTGCGTTGCTAA